The nucleotide sequence CCGGGCTGCTCCGCCAGCACGCGCTGGACCCTGTCCCGGCGCGCCTGCTGCCAGCCGCCCACCGGATGCGGCTCGGTGACGAGGTCGACGCGGGTGCCGTGCGCGGTGAGCATCCGCCGGACGATGGGCTCCATGCCGGGATCGGTGACCAGGGTGACCGGATGTCCGTGGACGATCCCGGCCAGCGCGAGGCCGAGCCCGAGCGTCCCGCTGGTCGACTCGACGATCAGCGCACCGTCGGCAAGGTCGCCGCGGGCCTTGGCCGCTCCCACCATGTGCAGCGCGGGGCGGTCCTTCATACCGCCGGGATTGAAGCCCTCCAGTTTGGCCCAGAAACCCTTACCGGACCCGGTGAGTCGTTCGTCGATCCAGAGCACGGGCGTGTTGCCGACGGCCGGCGCCGTGTACCGGGGCAGGACTGCGTTCATCGAGGATTCGTCTTTCTGTGCTGTGCGGACGAGGACGGGACGGCGCGAGGCCGGTCACGTCCGCGAAACGCACAGCTCGACGAGTATCCGGGGCCCGCTCCGGATGACTGGGAGCAGCCGGGTGTCCTCGTGCACCACAGGCGAAAAGCCGGGTTCCGAGTGAGGCGGGACAGCTGGGACGGGCGGAGATTCCTCGCTTCGGACCGCGACGGCGGCGAGCGGACGGGCGTGTACGTGGCCCTCCCGCGGCGGGCACGACGAGTCGTGAGAGGCCGAGGCCACGGTGAGGGCACCGCCGCGGCCGTCGTCCAGACAGCCGGCAGCCCCGGAACCCGCCACGACCAGCAACACCAAGGCCACCACGAGTCGACGAAGAGTAGCCGGGAAGACACTCACAGTTCCCACCGTAGCAAAGATCGGCTTCGTCTCCCATGTGGCCTAGTACTAGTGGTCTTAGTAGCACTTCACCGGGCACTCACAATCGGCCCCGTACTACTAAGCGCGATAGTTGACCTTGTAAGACAGGAGATTCGGCACCCGTGACCCCACACCGGCGCTCACCGCGGCACCCCCTCGTCGCCACCGCCGCCCTCATGATCTTCGGCTTCGGCACGCTCCCCGCGAGCGCACAACCCGCGCCGGACAGCCAGGATCCGATGCGGCGTTACCAGGAACTCGGCGCCCAAGCGGCCAAGGCCGACGAGGATCTGCAGGAATCCCAGGACCGGCTGAAGACCCGCGAGAGCGAACGCGACCAGGCCACCGCCGACGTCGGCCGCGCCGACGGCGAGCTCACGCGGGCGCGGTCCGCGATCGATCGCTTCCGGCCACAGGTCGAGGCGATCGCGCGGTCGGCGATGAGCGGCGAGCGACTCGGCAACGCCGTCCTGCTGCTCGACAGCGGCAGCAGGCAGGAGTTCCTCGACCGCTCCTCCGCGCTGTCGGTCCTGGCGGACGAGAAGGCCAAGGCGCTGACCGGCCTGCGCGACGCGCTCGCGAAAGCACAGACCGCGCGCACGACCGCGGAGGACGCGCGGGAAACGGCCCAGCTCGCCGCGAACGACGCGACCTTGGCGCTGGACCAGGTCCGCACCCGGAAGGCGGACCTCGACGACCAGATCGCCAAGGTGCGGCAGGCACTCGGGCGACTGCCCGCCGCCGACAAGGCGAAACTCGGCAAGGTCCAGGACAAGGGTTCCTACCTCGGCCCTCCCGGTGCCGCGAACGACGCGCTGCAGGCGGCACTGTCCAAACGCGGCTCACAGTACGAATGGGGCGCCACCGGGCCGAGCGAATTCGACTGCTCGGGCCTCACGTCATGGGCGTACAGGCAGGCGGGGATCTCGCTTCCCCGCACCAGCCGCCAGCAGTACACCGTGGGGAAGGCCGTCCCGCTGGACGGGCTTGTCCCCGGCGACCTCGTCTTCTATGACGACGGCACCGGCAACCCGGGAGCCATCCACCACGTCGGCATGTACGTCGGCGGCGGCAAGATGGTCGACGCGCCCACCGAAGGCCAGCTGGTCGACGTCCGCTCGGTGAAGGGCGACGGGCATCTGATGGGCGCGCGGCGCATCGTCGGCTGAGCGGGAGCGGCACAGTATCCTTCCCCGCGGAGGTGCCATGCAACGGCTGGGCGAGCTCGAAGCGTCGGTGATGGACGTGCTCTGGGACGCGGCGGAACCCTTGCGGGTGCGCCAGGTGCTCGAGGCGATCAACCGGGATCGCGACCTCGCCTACACCACCGTGATGACGGTGCTGGACAACCTGCACCGCAAGGAATGGGTCGAGCGCGAAATGGAGAATCGCGCGTACCGCTATCGCGCTGTGGCGACTCGTGAGGAAGCCACCGCGCAAAGCCTGCGCGAACTTCTCGACGCCTCGGAGGACCGGGAATCGGTGCTGTTGCATTTCGCGCGGTCGGTCACCGAAGAGGAGTCGGACATCCTGCGGCGGGCCCTGCGACGGAAGCCCGGCAAGCGATGATCCTGGCGGCGGTGCTCCTGTTCGGCGTGCTGGTGGTCGGCTGGTGCTCACCCCGGCTGCTCGGCAGGCTGACCGTCGGCGGGATCAGTCCCGGTACGGCGCTCGCGTGGTGGCTGCTGACCGCGCTCGGCGTCCTCGGCGGCACCCTCGGCGCCGTCCTGCTCCTCGTCCTGCCGGACCACGGGCCCGCCAGGGCCATCACCCGGCTGCTTCACGAGTGCTGGGCGGCCGTCGGCCACAGCGGTCTGCCCGGCCTCGACCCGCTCGCCGGCACCTTCGCCGGCACCGCCGTCGCGATCGCGGCGGCCCGGCTCGCCGTGTCGACCGCCCGGCGCCGGAAACGCAGCACGCTGTTGCACCGGCGCCATCTCGACGTGCTCCGATTGTCGGGCGCCCGGCCGGGGCCAACGCTGTGGCTGCCCGACGAGCGTCCGATCGCCTACAGTCTCGGCGGCCGCGACGGCCTGATCGTCGCGAGCCACGGCCTGGCGGGCAGGCTCTCTCCCCTCGAACTCGACGCGGTGCTGGCCCACGAACGCGCTCATCTGCGCGGAAGGCACCACCTTCTGGCCGGATGTGCCGAAACCCTCGGCCGCGTGCTGCGGTTCGTCCCGCTCATGCGCGAACTCCCCGGCGCGGTCCGGCTGCTCGTCGAACTGGCCGCCGACCGGGCGGCCGCGACCGGACACGGGCCGGAGACCGTGCGCTCGGCGCTGCTGTCGATCCACGCGGCAGGCGGCGATGACACCGCGCTCCGGTTGCGCTGGCTTTCCCGGCATACGAGCGGCCCGGCGCGATTCCCGGAACGGGTGCGCGCCGTCGCGGGCGGAGCACTGGCGCTGTTCGCCGCACCCGTGCTCACCGTCGGCCTGATGTTCACGGCGGGCCTCGTTTCCTGCTGGTGAAAGAAACGCGTTCGTCACCGATGCGAGCGAACGGGTTCAGCGCGGACACCATCAGGTGATCTGCTGTTTCCGACAAGGCAAGCCCCATTCCCGAACGGGCGTATGAACGTCGCTAAGCGTCGTTCGCCGGTCGGCGGAACGGGGACGGCAAATCGTGCAATCCCCACTCACACGAGTGAGGAGCCGACATTCCGCTGAGCCGGAAAGGCGAATTCCCGGCGCTACTCAAATGGCGGCATTCGGCGGGCGGCCCCCTGTCGTAACGTCGATCAACGTACTCACCTCGCAGCGAATTCCGTGAACCCCATGGAGGTTTTCGTGATCCGACGTCCTCTGCGCACCCTGACCGTCCTGATCGGCGCCGCGACAGCCGTCACCGGCTTCGCGGCACCGGCTTCGGCGGCGCCATCGGTGCTCACCGAAGCGGCGAGCCCGGCCACAGTGGCCGCCGCCCAGCAGGAACTCGGCACCTCGCTCGGCGCCGCGTTCGCCGGCTCCTGGCTGGACACCACGACCGGCGAGCTGATCGTCGGCACCACCGACGCGGGCCGGTCATCCCGGATCCGCGCGGCGGGCGCGATCCCGAAAGTACTCCGGCACAGCGCCTCCGAACTGAAGCAGATCCAGTCCACATTGGACAACAGAACCGAAGGCCTGCCCGGTTCGGTCGCCGGCTGGTACGTGGACGTGCCGTCGAACGACGTCGTGGTCAGCGTGGTGGGCGGCGATCCCGCCGGTCTGGCGTGGGCCACTTCCGCCGGGGTCCCGGTCCGGGTGGAACACGTGAAGAGCGCGCCGCGGCCCTTGTGGAGTGTGATCGGCGGGCAAGGCCTGTACTTCAGCGGTGGTGCCTGTTCGGTCGGCTTCAACGCCTATGACGACGACGATCATTACGTGATCACCGCCGGCCACTGCACCGAACTCGGCGGCACCGTGCGCGGTGCCGGCGGCACGATCGGCAAGGTCGCGAGGTCTTCCTTCCCCGGCAACGACTACGGGACGGTCAAGGTGACGCACTCCGACGTCTCGACCCCGCCCCGGGTCGACCGGTACGAGGACGGGTCCGACGTGCGGATCGAGGGTGCCGACGTGGTCGGTGTCGGCGGCCGGGTCTGCCGGTCCGGGATCACCACCCACTGGCACTGCGGGCGGGTCGAAGCGCTGGACCAGACGGTGAACTACGGCAACGGGAACATCGTGCGAGGCCTCACCCAGACCGACGCCTGCGCCGAACCCGGCGACTCCGGCGGCTCGTTCGTCAGCCGGCCCTCGTCGGGCTCCGACACGAAACTCGTGCAGGCGCAAGGCATGACCTCGGGCGGTTCCGGTGACTGCGACGAAGGCGGCACCACGTTCTTCCAGCCCGTCAAGGAGGTGCTCGACCGCTACGACCTGACGCTCGAAAAGGACTGATCTCCCGCGGTTAGGGGCGGCCGGCCCACCGGCCGCCCCTTGATCAGGACGGCGAGTTCGCCCGCCTCGGCGGCCAGGGTCTCGATCTCGGCCCAACGGCGGCGGACCCGCTCGTGATCGGGTACCAGTGTGCCGGAAACCATGCCCAGCAACAGATTCGCGTCCGTCCCGACCTCCGCCAGCCGAAGGAAGGGACGACGGTCTTCCTCGGTGCCCGCGCCGTGCTCCGCCGCCCATTCACGGGCTCGCAACCCGGCGTCGTGGCAGGTGTCGACAAGGAGGCTCCGGATCTCCTCCGGCCGGTTCTCCGGACGGGCGGGAGGTTTCCCCATCAGCGGAAAGATGTTCCAGGCCACCGACAGCAGGCAGTCGGCCACTTCGTCCATCGTCTCCACGTCCACCGGCCGAGTGTTCCGGCACAGGCGCCCTGCCAGGCGCAATGACGCGCGGGACGGGCAGGGTCGACCCGATCGGGTGGCGCTCCCAGGCCAGGCCTCGTGAGTGGAAAGGACGGTTCTAACCGTCCTTTCCACTCACGAGGCTCGGTTCGGCCAGGTCGTCGAGTTCGCGCACGTCGGCCATCCGCAGCCCGGCGATCAGGCCGGACAGTCCCTGGTGACCTTCGGGCCGGAAGGCGAGGATCCCGCTGGCGAAGAACAACAGGTTCGCCAGCGGCTCGAACCCGCTGTTGGCCACCGATGCCAGAGTGAGCAGCGTGAAGTACCCACCGGAGCCGGCCAGGAACCGCACGGCCATCCGCCACAGGGCCGGCTTCCCGCCATCCGGGCCGACGGGGCGCAGCAACACGACCCGCTGGCCGAAGCTGGCGCCGTTGCCCGCGACGGGGACGACGAACAACAGGAGCAGCGCCGGCAGGAAAGTGCCGATCAGCGCGGTCACCACGGTGTTCGGTTCGCCGGCGAGCAGGGTCGTCACGATGCCGACGGTGGTGCCGAGGAGGACGACCGACACGACGTCGACGGCCATCCCGAGCAGGCGGCGGCGCGCGGTGACCGGCCGCGGCGTTCCCGGCGGCGCGGACGGCTCGTTCCCCGGCAGCAGCCGCAACAACGGGGCAAGGCCGAAACCGACGGCGGCGCCGAGGGTGTTGGCCAGCAGGTCGTCGACGTCGGCCAGGCGGTACGGGCACTCGAACAGGAACCAGACCCCGGTCAGCTGCGTGCACTCGATGAACAGCGAGACCGCGAATCCGATCGCGACGGTGGCCGCGAAACCGCGCCGGAAGAGGTGCCGCACGAACATCCCCAGCGGCACGAACAGGGCGACGTTGAACACCGCCTGCTGGACGGCGGGATTGCGCAGGAACGCCCGCAGGCCGTCCCCGGCCCGTTCGCGGCGGATGTCGGCGACGAACTGGAACGGGCGCAGCTGCAGGTGACCGGCGGCGTGTTCGGCGCACGTGGTCGTCTCCGGGATGGGAAGCAACGTGTACGTCCACAGGGACATGGCGTAGACCAAGAACCCGAACACCAGCAGGACCCGCCAGAGCCCGAGCTCCCCGCGGCGCCGGTAACTCGCGGCGATGTACGGGACGGCCAGGAGGCCCGCGAGCACGCAACCCGCGAACACCGCGATGGCCGCGGAGATGGCCGGATCAGTCACTCGCGGAAGTTAACAACGCGCGCTCCGGCGCACCCGTCACGCCACCTGGCCGGGTGACGGCGAGGGCTCGCTGATGCGCGAGCGCGGCGATGGCGAAGGTCAGATGGACGACGACCCAGTTGCGGTCTTCGCGGTGGACCCGCTGCAGCAGGTCGAGAGTGGCGTCGCCGGGACTGCGGCCCTGACGGCAGGCGTCGATGAACGCCTGGGTCAGGTCGTCGACGTTCCTTCGGAACTCAGCGAAGGCGTCGACGGGTTGAGAACTGGGGCAAAGATCCACGGTCACGTCACAGAGCGTTTCATAGCGCGACACAAAGTCACGAATCGGCACAGCGCGAATCACTCACGTGAGGTAGAACTCGCGCGAATTTGTGCTCTGCGTCACGCCGACGCCAGCCTGGAGGGCATCGGGCGTTCCCGTTCGGCCGCCTTCGCCCGGCGGGTGGCCGGGAAGCGCTGATCGAGTTCGACCAGCAGCGGGGTCGCCGCCATCAATGCCAGAAGGGCGAGCCCGGCGTATGCGCCCAGAGTCGCGATGATCGTCATTTCGGCCTCCTCGGTCCCCTGCCGCCTGTTCCGGCGGCCTGGAACCAGGATCGCCTCCGGGCGGGGGCCGGCGGATCGGTCACCCGGCCGAGACGCCTCGACCGGTCGGCCTTTTCGGCACTGTCCGATCGGCCGACCCCGGGCGGCGGTGCAGCAGGTCGAACCGCGACCACATGGCCTCGGCCGCCTCGATGGACTCGCCGGTGCGGACGGGATCAACGGCGGCGAGTTGCGCGACGATCGCCTGCACCAGGCTCATCCCCGCGGTCAGCGACGGGAAGAAGGTCACGCCCTCGGCGGGCACCATCAGCACCTGTTCGACCGCGCCAGCCAGCGCGGGACTGGCCGCGTCGGTGATGGCGAAGGCACGCGCTCCCCTGGCCTTGGCCTCGTTCGCGGTGAGCACCGTGCTTTCGTACAGCCGCCAGAAACTGATCGCGATGAGCACGTCTTCGGACGTCAGTTTCGCCGTGGCGTTGGCGAGTTCGGCGTCGCCCGCCGTGATCGCGTGGACGTCGTACCCGGCGAGCCGGGCGTTGTGCGCGAACGCGATCCCGACCGCGGCGTAGCTGCCGTCGGCGATCACGACCGTGCGTCGCGCCCCGGCGACGGCCTCCGCGACGTTGCGGATCTCGTCCTCGGCCACGCGCCGGTTGAGCAGAGCGAGGCTGTCGAGGTCGCGGCGCAGCGACGCCGAACCCGGCGAGTCGACGTCCCGATGTTCCTCGGCCACCTGCGGCGCGCTCAGCGACGACATGTACCGCGCCCGCAACTCCTGTTGCAGCGCCGGCCATCCGGCGAAACCCAGCGCCTGCGCCGTCCGGGTGACCGTGGCGACGTTGACCCCGGCGAGCTGGGCGAGTTCGGCCGTCGAGCCGAACGACGCGCGGCGCGGTTGCGAGACCAGCACTTCGAGCACGGCGGCCGCCTTCGGCCGCAGACCGCGCTCCGGCGTGCGATCCCGAAGCCACGCCTCGAAACCGTCGTCGGTTCCCGTCTCTGTCACCGCATCCTCCCTCGACGGCGTCACGGTAACGCATCGTGCGCGGCGGACCACTTGCAACAACCATTGCAGTTTTGCCGAAACGCAGTATACGTTGTCCAAACTCTCGTGACTCCTCGTCGCCCGAACCACGGAAGGCGTTCCCCATGACGCTTCTGGCACGACTGGACCGGCTCCCGCTGAGCCGTCCCCATTACAAACTCCTGCTGATCGGCGGGCTCGGCTACACCTTCGACGGGATGGACTCCGCCGTCGTCGCGTTCCTGCTGCCGAGCGCGAAAGCCGCCTGGGGCCTGGACAACGGCCAGCTCGGGCTGATCGGTTCGGCGACGCCGTTCGGCTTCCTCTTCGGCGCGATCGCCGCCGGGCTGCTGGGCGACCGCATCGGCCGCAAGAAGGTCATGATGTACGCGCTGGCCTTCTACGCGGTGTTCTCGGTGGTCGCCGCCTTCTCCCCCAACTACGAGGTCTTCCTGGGCGCCCGGGTGCTGGCCGGAGCCGGCGCGGGGGCCGAAAGCGCCATCATCGCGCCGTTCCTGTCGGAGTTCGTCCCCGCCAAACGCCGCGGCTGGTTCGTCGGCGCGCTGGCCGGGTTCTTCTCCTTCGGGTTCGTCATGGCCGCGCTGATCGGCCGGTTCGTCGTCCCGACGGTGCCGGAGGGCTGGCGGGTCGCGCAGCTGATCACCGCGCTTCCGATCGTCATGCTGCTGTGGTGGCGCCGCTCGCTGCCGGAATCACCGAGGTTCCTGGTCGCGAACGGACGTGACGCCGAGGCGGAGAGGATCGTCGCGAAGCTCGAGCGGGACGTCGAAAAGGCGACGGGGCGACCACTTCCCGCCGTCGCGGAGGCCGAGGCCCAACCCGCGACGGAGACCCCCAAGGTCACTCTCCTCAGCGCGCTCAAGTTCTTGTGGAGCCCGGCGATGGCGCGCCGCACCGCGGTGATCTGGACCGTGTGGTTCGTGATCACGTTCTCCTACTACGGCTTCTTCTCCTGGATCCCGACGCTGCTCGTCGAGCGCGGCATCACGGTGACCAAGAGCTTCGAGTTCTCGATCATCATCTACCTGGCGCAGATCCCCGGATACTTCTCCGCGGCGTGGCTGTCGGAACGGCTCGACCGCAAGCACACCATCGCGTTGTACCTCGCGGGCTCCGCGGTGAGCGCGTTCTGGCTGAGCCAGATGGACGCCCCGTGGTCGATCACCCTCGCCGGGGCGGTGCTGTCGTTCTTCCTCAACGGCACTTACGCCGGCGTGTACTCCTACACCCCCGAGGTGTTCCCGACCTGGATCCGCGCCAGCGGGACCGGACTGTCCAGCGCGTTCGGCCGGGTGGGCAGCATCCTCGCCCCGACGATCATCGGCCTGTCCGCGGCGAGCCTCGGCTTCGCCGGCGTCTTCGGCATGACCACCGCCGTCCTGGTGGCCGGGGTGGTGGTCGTGGTCGTGTTCGGCCTGTCCACCGCCGGCCGGTCCCTGGAAGAACTGACCGAACACGGCGCGCCCGTGAAAACCGCGAAGGAGATGACGAAGTGACCGTGTCGCTGTCCACTGTGGAGGACAAGACCCGAGCCACGATCGGCGTACGGCTGTTCACCGTCCTGGCCTGGGTGCCCGAACGGCGGGCGCTTCGGCGCGTGTACAGCAGTCACCCCGTCGAGTACCCGGTCGGCGGTGAGAAGACCGTCGAGGTGGCCGCCGGATGGCTGGAGCGCTGCATTGCGGGCCAGGAGCCCTACTTCGGGCCGGACAGCGCGGCGGTGCGGGAGATCTTCGCCGACCACGAACTCATCGACCGGCTCGGCTGCGGCGCGGTGATCAACGTGCCGGTGGTGGACGACGGCCGCACGCTCGGCGTCCTCAACCTTCTCGATGCCGAAGGCAGCTACGACGACGATTCCGTCGCGGCGGCCCGTTCTCTGGCACCGTTGGCGGTCCCGGCCCTGCGCGAACTCCTGGAGGAGACCCGATGACCGGATCGCTGCTGCTGCGCAACGCCCGTCTGCTCGACCCGATCGCGGG is from Amycolatopsis lurida and encodes:
- a CDS encoding C40 family peptidase — encoded protein: MTPHRRSPRHPLVATAALMIFGFGTLPASAQPAPDSQDPMRRYQELGAQAAKADEDLQESQDRLKTRESERDQATADVGRADGELTRARSAIDRFRPQVEAIARSAMSGERLGNAVLLLDSGSRQEFLDRSSALSVLADEKAKALTGLRDALAKAQTARTTAEDARETAQLAANDATLALDQVRTRKADLDDQIAKVRQALGRLPAADKAKLGKVQDKGSYLGPPGAANDALQAALSKRGSQYEWGATGPSEFDCSGLTSWAYRQAGISLPRTSRQQYTVGKAVPLDGLVPGDLVFYDDGTGNPGAIHHVGMYVGGGKMVDAPTEGQLVDVRSVKGDGHLMGARRIVG
- a CDS encoding BlaI/MecI/CopY family transcriptional regulator; this encodes MQRLGELEASVMDVLWDAAEPLRVRQVLEAINRDRDLAYTTVMTVLDNLHRKEWVEREMENRAYRYRAVATREEATAQSLRELLDASEDRESVLLHFARSVTEEESDILRRALRRKPGKR
- a CDS encoding M56 family metallopeptidase, whose translation is MILAAVLLFGVLVVGWCSPRLLGRLTVGGISPGTALAWWLLTALGVLGGTLGAVLLLVLPDHGPARAITRLLHECWAAVGHSGLPGLDPLAGTFAGTAVAIAAARLAVSTARRRKRSTLLHRRHLDVLRLSGARPGPTLWLPDERPIAYSLGGRDGLIVASHGLAGRLSPLELDAVLAHERAHLRGRHHLLAGCAETLGRVLRFVPLMRELPGAVRLLVELAADRAAATGHGPETVRSALLSIHAAGGDDTALRLRWLSRHTSGPARFPERVRAVAGGALALFAAPVLTVGLMFTAGLVSCW
- a CDS encoding S1 family peptidase; amino-acid sequence: MIRRPLRTLTVLIGAATAVTGFAAPASAAPSVLTEAASPATVAAAQQELGTSLGAAFAGSWLDTTTGELIVGTTDAGRSSRIRAAGAIPKVLRHSASELKQIQSTLDNRTEGLPGSVAGWYVDVPSNDVVVSVVGGDPAGLAWATSAGVPVRVEHVKSAPRPLWSVIGGQGLYFSGGACSVGFNAYDDDDHYVITAGHCTELGGTVRGAGGTIGKVARSSFPGNDYGTVKVTHSDVSTPPRVDRYEDGSDVRIEGADVVGVGGRVCRSGITTHWHCGRVEALDQTVNYGNGNIVRGLTQTDACAEPGDSGGSFVSRPSSGSDTKLVQAQGMTSGGSGDCDEGGTTFFQPVKEVLDRYDLTLEKD
- a CDS encoding VanZ family protein, translated to MTDPAISAAIAVFAGCVLAGLLAVPYIAASYRRRGELGLWRVLLVFGFLVYAMSLWTYTLLPIPETTTCAEHAAGHLQLRPFQFVADIRRERAGDGLRAFLRNPAVQQAVFNVALFVPLGMFVRHLFRRGFAATVAIGFAVSLFIECTQLTGVWFLFECPYRLADVDDLLANTLGAAVGFGLAPLLRLLPGNEPSAPPGTPRPVTARRRLLGMAVDVVSVVLLGTTVGIVTTLLAGEPNTVVTALIGTFLPALLLLFVVPVAGNGASFGQRVVLLRPVGPDGGKPALWRMAVRFLAGSGGYFTLLTLASVANSGFEPLANLLFFASGILAFRPEGHQGLSGLIAGLRMADVRELDDLAEPSLVSGKDG
- a CDS encoding MurR/RpiR family transcriptional regulator, producing the protein MTETGTDDGFEAWLRDRTPERGLRPKAAAVLEVLVSQPRRASFGSTAELAQLAGVNVATVTRTAQALGFAGWPALQQELRARYMSSLSAPQVAEEHRDVDSPGSASLRRDLDSLALLNRRVAEDEIRNVAEAVAGARRTVVIADGSYAAVGIAFAHNARLAGYDVHAITAGDAELANATAKLTSEDVLIAISFWRLYESTVLTANEAKARGARAFAITDAASPALAGAVEQVLMVPAEGVTFFPSLTAGMSLVQAIVAQLAAVDPVRTGESIEAAEAMWSRFDLLHRRPGSADRTVPKRPTGRGVSAG
- a CDS encoding MFS transporter, translated to MTLLARLDRLPLSRPHYKLLLIGGLGYTFDGMDSAVVAFLLPSAKAAWGLDNGQLGLIGSATPFGFLFGAIAAGLLGDRIGRKKVMMYALAFYAVFSVVAAFSPNYEVFLGARVLAGAGAGAESAIIAPFLSEFVPAKRRGWFVGALAGFFSFGFVMAALIGRFVVPTVPEGWRVAQLITALPIVMLLWWRRSLPESPRFLVANGRDAEAERIVAKLERDVEKATGRPLPAVAEAEAQPATETPKVTLLSALKFLWSPAMARRTAVIWTVWFVITFSYYGFFSWIPTLLVERGITVTKSFEFSIIIYLAQIPGYFSAAWLSERLDRKHTIALYLAGSAVSAFWLSQMDAPWSITLAGAVLSFFLNGTYAGVYSYTPEVFPTWIRASGTGLSSAFGRVGSILAPTIIGLSAASLGFAGVFGMTTAVLVAGVVVVVVFGLSTAGRSLEELTEHGAPVKTAKEMTK
- a CDS encoding GAF domain-containing protein — encoded protein: MTVSLSTVEDKTRATIGVRLFTVLAWVPERRALRRVYSSHPVEYPVGGEKTVEVAAGWLERCIAGQEPYFGPDSAAVREIFADHELIDRLGCGAVINVPVVDDGRTLGVLNLLDAEGSYDDDSVAAARSLAPLAVPALRELLEETR